A window from Mycobacterium saskatchewanense encodes these proteins:
- a CDS encoding virulence factor Mce family protein → MKTTGSAIKLGIVSLVLTLITVSIVVVFAQMRFNRTNSYSAEFSNGSGLKNGQFVRASGVEVGKVKKMRLIDGGRKVLVDFVVDRSITLYESTTAQIRYLNLFADRYLELKRGEGEGADRILPPGGFIPLSRTSPALDLDALIGGFKPLFRALDPEKVNSIASAIITVFQGQGGTINDILDQTAQVTAHIAERDQAIGEVVKNLNIVLDTTVRHRKEFDETIDNFERLITGLQNHADPLAAGVANISNAAGTVADLLAEDRALLHKEINYLQALQQPLVDQRDQLGDLIHKTPTALNLIGRSIGLYGDWVNFYLCDLSIRWNGLQSGGPVRTVRIWQQPTGRCTPQ, encoded by the coding sequence ATGAAGACCACCGGCTCCGCCATCAAGCTCGGCATCGTCTCGTTGGTGCTGACGCTGATCACCGTCTCGATCGTCGTGGTGTTCGCCCAGATGCGCTTCAACCGCACCAACAGCTACAGCGCGGAGTTCAGCAATGGCAGCGGGCTGAAAAACGGCCAGTTCGTCCGCGCTTCCGGCGTCGAGGTCGGCAAGGTCAAGAAGATGCGGCTGATCGACGGTGGCAGAAAGGTGCTGGTGGACTTCGTCGTCGACCGCTCGATAACGCTCTATGAGTCGACGACCGCCCAGATCCGGTATCTCAACCTGTTCGCTGACCGTTACCTGGAGCTCAAGCGCGGCGAGGGCGAGGGCGCCGACAGGATCCTGCCGCCGGGCGGATTCATCCCGCTGTCCCGAACGTCGCCGGCGCTCGATCTCGACGCCCTGATCGGCGGCTTCAAACCGCTGTTCCGGGCGCTGGATCCGGAAAAAGTGAATTCCATCGCGTCGGCCATCATCACCGTGTTTCAGGGGCAGGGCGGCACGATCAACGACATTCTCGACCAGACCGCACAGGTGACCGCACACATCGCCGAGCGCGACCAGGCGATCGGCGAGGTGGTCAAGAACCTCAACATCGTGCTGGACACCACCGTTCGGCATCGCAAGGAGTTCGACGAGACGATCGACAACTTTGAGCGATTGATCACCGGACTGCAAAACCACGCCGACCCGCTCGCCGCCGGCGTCGCGAACATCAGCAATGCCGCCGGTACGGTCGCCGACCTCCTGGCGGAGGATCGGGCCCTGCTGCACAAGGAGATCAATTACCTGCAGGCGCTCCAGCAACCGCTCGTCGACCAGCGCGACCAACTCGGCGATCTCATCCACAAGACGCCGACGGCGCTCAATCTGATCGGTCGCAGCATCGGTCTGTACGGAGACTGGGTGAACTTCTACCTCTGCGACCTTTCGATCAGGTGGAACGGGCTGCAGTCCGGCGGCCCGGTGCGTACGGTGCGGATCTGGCAGCAGCCCACGGGCAGGTGCACGCCGCAATGA
- a CDS encoding virulence factor Mce family protein, whose amino-acid sequence MRTLTEFNRLRGGLMGVTVLGLVVAVGQSFTSVPMMFATPSYYGQFTDTGQLNKSDKVRISGVNVGTVQGFDIDGDHVVIKFTIGANTIGTESRLAIKTDTILGKKVLEIEPRGGRTLRPGGVLPLGQSTTPYQLYDANSDITKAASGWDIDTVKRSLNVLSQTIDQTYPHLSPALDGLARFSDTIGKRDEQIKHLLAQAHQVASVLGDRSEQVNRLLVNAKTLLAAFNERGRAIDALLQNVSAFSVQVQGFINDNPNLNPVLEQLRSISDVLVARKDDLAQTLTYVSQFAASLGESVASGPYFKIVLSNLLPYWMLQPFVDAAFKKRGIDPEDFWRSAGLPEFRWPDPNGTRFPNGAPPPAPPVLEGTPDHPGPAVPPGTACSYTPPRDAPPRPWNPLPCAGVDVGPFGGSFPAPIDVQTSPPNPDGLPPTPGIPIAGRPGEPPPDVPGTPVPLPANAPPGARTENLQPAGPVPPPSTFAPGLPPGSPAPPGPGPTLPAPFINPGGTGGSGVAGGNQN is encoded by the coding sequence ATGAGAACACTGACGGAATTCAACCGCCTTCGCGGCGGGCTGATGGGTGTCACGGTGCTGGGGCTCGTCGTCGCCGTCGGCCAAAGCTTCACCAGCGTCCCCATGATGTTCGCGACACCGAGCTACTACGGGCAGTTCACCGACACCGGTCAACTCAACAAAAGCGACAAAGTGCGCATCTCGGGCGTGAATGTGGGCACGGTGCAAGGTTTCGACATCGACGGCGACCACGTGGTGATCAAGTTCACCATCGGTGCCAACACGATCGGCACCGAGAGCCGGCTCGCGATCAAGACCGACACCATCCTCGGCAAGAAAGTGCTCGAGATCGAGCCGCGAGGCGGCCGGACGTTGCGGCCCGGGGGCGTGTTGCCGCTCGGGCAGAGCACCACCCCCTATCAGCTTTACGACGCGAACTCCGACATCACCAAGGCCGCCTCGGGCTGGGACATCGACACCGTCAAGCGGTCGCTGAACGTCTTGTCGCAGACCATCGATCAGACGTATCCGCACCTGAGCCCCGCACTCGACGGCTTGGCGAGATTCTCCGACACCATCGGCAAGCGCGACGAGCAGATCAAGCATCTGCTCGCACAAGCCCATCAGGTGGCCAGCGTGCTCGGTGACCGCAGCGAACAAGTCAACCGGTTGCTGGTCAACGCCAAGACGCTGCTCGCCGCGTTCAACGAACGCGGGAGGGCCATTGACGCCCTACTGCAGAACGTTTCCGCCTTCTCGGTCCAGGTGCAGGGGTTCATCAACGACAACCCCAACCTGAACCCGGTGTTGGAGCAGCTGCGCTCCATCAGCGACGTACTGGTGGCACGCAAAGACGACCTCGCCCAAACGCTCACGTACGTCAGCCAATTCGCGGCCTCGCTGGGCGAATCCGTCGCGTCGGGACCCTACTTCAAGATCGTCCTGTCCAACCTGCTGCCCTACTGGATGTTGCAACCATTCGTCGACGCCGCCTTCAAGAAGCGCGGCATCGACCCGGAGGACTTCTGGCGCAGCGCAGGCCTGCCCGAGTTCCGCTGGCCCGACCCCAACGGCACCCGATTCCCCAACGGCGCGCCGCCGCCGGCACCCCCGGTGCTGGAAGGCACCCCGGATCACCCGGGGCCAGCCGTCCCCCCGGGCACGGCGTGCTCGTACACGCCGCCTCGTGACGCGCCGCCGCGGCCGTGGAACCCATTGCCGTGCGCCGGTGTCGACGTCGGACCGTTCGGCGGCAGCTTCCCCGCACCGATCGACGTACAAACGTCACCGCCGAACCCGGACGGCCTGCCGCCGACACCGGGCATCCCGATCGCCGGCCGGCCGGGCGAACCGCCTCCCGACGTTCCGGGCACCCCGGTACCGTTGCCGGCCAACGCGCCGCCCGGGGCGCGAACCGAAAACCTCCAACCCGCCGGCCCCGTCCCACCGCCGTCGACGTTCGCGCCCGGTCTGCCGCCGGGCTCCCCCGCGCCACCCGGGCCCGGGCCTACGCTGCCGGCGCCGTTCATCAACCCAGGCGGCACAGGAGGCAGTGGAGTGGCGGGAGGTAACCAGAATTGA
- a CDS encoding virulence factor Mce family protein, translating to MSAVVNSRKLRSRKVIGTLVVALAIVAGFVGLRLYNKLTTNTVVAYFPEANALYPGDKVQIMGVRVGSVDKIEPAGDKMKVTFHYKNKYKVPANASAVIVNPTLVASRNIQLEPPYKGGPVLADNAVIPLERTQVPTEWDQLSQSVANVISKLGPTPEQPKGPFGDVIEAFADGLAGKGKQINTTLDSLSRALTALNEGRGDFFAVVHSLALFVNALHKDDRQFVALNTNLAQFTDKLTTSDSELATAIQRFDSLLATLRPFLDKNRAVLAHDIDNLATVTTTLVQPDPLNGLETALHVLPTLETNLSQIYHPSHGAVMSIPAIPNFANPMQFVCSMIQAGSRLGYQESAELCAQYLAPVLDAIKFNYLPFGLNLFSTAETLPKEVAYSEPRLQPPNGYKDTTVPGIWVPDTPLSHRNTQPGWIAAPGMQGTQVGPITAGLMTPDSLGELMGGPDSPPPAAGLQTPPGPPNAYDEYPVVPPIGVRAAQVPIPPPPPAPGVVPGPVAPTPAAASTGLGS from the coding sequence TTGAGCGCTGTCGTCAATTCTCGTAAGTTGCGTTCCCGGAAGGTGATTGGGACTCTGGTGGTTGCGCTGGCGATTGTCGCCGGGTTTGTCGGGTTGCGCCTCTACAACAAATTGACCACCAACACCGTGGTCGCATATTTCCCGGAGGCGAACGCACTCTATCCCGGGGACAAGGTCCAGATCATGGGCGTTCGGGTCGGTTCGGTCGACAAGATCGAACCGGCCGGCGACAAGATGAAAGTGACGTTCCACTACAAGAACAAATACAAGGTGCCGGCCAACGCGTCCGCCGTGATCGTCAACCCCACCCTCGTGGCATCGCGGAACATCCAGCTCGAACCACCCTACAAAGGCGGTCCGGTGCTGGCCGACAACGCGGTGATCCCCCTCGAGCGCACGCAGGTTCCGACGGAGTGGGACCAACTGAGCCAGAGCGTCGCCAACGTCATCTCCAAACTCGGTCCGACACCCGAACAGCCCAAGGGACCCTTCGGTGACGTCATCGAGGCCTTCGCCGACGGACTGGCCGGCAAAGGCAAACAGATCAACACCACGCTGGACAGTCTGTCGCGGGCGTTGACCGCGTTGAACGAGGGACGAGGCGACTTCTTCGCGGTGGTGCACAGCCTGGCACTGTTCGTCAACGCCCTGCACAAAGACGACCGGCAGTTCGTGGCGCTGAACACCAACCTGGCCCAGTTCACCGACAAGCTGACCACGTCCGACTCCGAACTCGCCACCGCGATACAGCGATTCGACAGCCTGCTCGCCACCCTGCGACCGTTCCTGGACAAGAACCGCGCAGTGCTCGCCCACGACATCGACAACCTCGCCACCGTGACCACCACGCTGGTCCAACCCGATCCGCTCAACGGCCTGGAAACGGCCCTGCACGTCCTGCCGACGCTCGAGACGAACCTCAGCCAGATCTACCACCCGTCGCACGGCGCGGTCATGTCCATCCCGGCGATCCCGAACTTCGCGAACCCCATGCAGTTCGTGTGCAGCATGATTCAGGCCGGCAGCCGGCTGGGTTATCAGGAATCCGCCGAACTGTGTGCGCAATACCTGGCGCCGGTCCTCGACGCGATCAAATTCAACTATTTGCCATTCGGGCTGAACCTGTTCAGCACGGCCGAGACGCTACCCAAGGAAGTCGCCTACTCGGAGCCCCGGCTGCAGCCGCCGAACGGGTATAAGGACACCACGGTGCCCGGCATCTGGGTGCCCGACACCCCGTTGTCGCACCGCAACACCCAGCCCGGCTGGATCGCCGCGCCCGGTATGCAGGGCACCCAAGTCGGGCCGATCACGGCCGGGCTGATGACCCCCGACTCACTGGGCGAGCTGATGGGCGGACCCGACAGCCCGCCACCTGCCGCGGGCCTACAGACGCCACCGGGGCCCCCGAATGCGTACGACGAGTACCCGGTGGTGCCGCCCATCGGCGTGCGCGCCGCGCAGGTACCGATCCCCCCGCCGCCACCGGCACCCGGTGTGGTGCCGGGCCCTGTCGCTCCCACGCCGGCGGCCGCGTCGACGGGACTGGGATCGTGA
- a CDS encoding virulence factor Mce family protein codes for MRAFGSRIRRRAWQAVALLSVVVALTSCAKWQGIANVPMPGGPGSGAGSYTVYVQMPDTLALNDNSRVRVADVFVGTVRSIRLKNWVATLTLRLDKGVKLPQNATAKIGQTSLLGSQHIELAAPPNPSPELLRDGDTIPLSNASAYPTTEQTLAGLAMIVRGGGIPNLEVLQNEVYNIFNGRADQIRAFLGKLDTFVTRLNEQREDITRAIDSTDRLLAYVGPRSDVLDRVLTEFPPLLKHFADKQNLLIDAVDATGRLSGVADQYLSPSRGDIHQDLLSLQCPLRELGRASPYLIRALKLILVRPFDIDAVPKAFRGDYFNLSLTLDLTLSAVDNAVLTGTGFSGALRALEQAWGRDPETMIPDVRYTPNPNDAPGGPLVERADRQC; via the coding sequence CTGCGCGCCTTTGGTTCTCGTATCCGGCGCCGCGCCTGGCAGGCGGTGGCCCTATTGAGCGTCGTGGTGGCGCTGACCTCGTGTGCGAAGTGGCAGGGGATCGCCAACGTGCCGATGCCCGGAGGCCCGGGCAGCGGAGCCGGCTCCTACACCGTCTACGTGCAGATGCCCGACACCCTGGCCCTGAACGACAACAGCCGAGTGCGGGTGGCCGACGTCTTTGTCGGCACGGTCCGGTCGATCCGTCTGAAGAACTGGGTCGCCACGCTCACGCTGCGTCTGGACAAGGGGGTGAAATTACCCCAGAACGCCACCGCCAAGATCGGGCAGACGAGCCTGCTGGGTTCTCAGCACATAGAGCTGGCCGCACCGCCCAACCCGTCGCCGGAATTGCTGAGGGATGGCGACACGATCCCGTTGAGCAATGCGTCCGCTTACCCCACGACCGAGCAGACGCTGGCCGGCCTCGCCATGATCGTGCGAGGGGGCGGTATCCCGAATCTCGAAGTGCTGCAGAACGAGGTCTACAACATCTTCAACGGGCGCGCCGACCAGATCCGTGCGTTCCTCGGCAAGCTGGATACGTTCGTCACCCGGCTCAACGAGCAGCGCGAGGACATCACAAGAGCCATCGACTCCACCGACCGGCTCTTGGCGTACGTCGGTCCCCGCTCGGACGTTCTGGATCGCGTCCTTACCGAATTCCCGCCACTACTCAAGCATTTCGCCGACAAGCAGAACCTCTTGATCGATGCGGTCGATGCGACGGGGCGGCTCAGCGGAGTCGCCGACCAATACCTGTCCCCCTCGCGGGGTGACATCCACCAGGATCTGCTCTCGCTGCAGTGCCCGTTACGAGAACTCGGCCGTGCCTCGCCGTACCTGATCCGGGCACTCAAGCTGATCCTGGTGCGGCCGTTCGACATCGATGCCGTGCCGAAGGCGTTCCGGGGCGACTACTTCAACCTGTCGCTGACGCTCGACCTTACCCTCAGCGCGGTCGACAACGCGGTCCTCACCGGGACGGGATTCTCCGGAGCGCTGCGCGCGCTCGAACAGGCGTGGGGCCGCGATCCCGAAACGATGATCCCCGATGTCCGGTACACACCGAACCCGAACGACGCCCCGGGCGGACCGCTGGTGGAGCGGGCGGACCGGCAATGCTGA
- a CDS encoding MCE family protein — MLTPFIKRQLILFGILTAITAVVLGGYYLRLPTAAGIGQYTLHANLPASGGLYQTANVTYRGETIGTVTGVEPTEMGARVTMSISDRYKIPIDASANVHSVSAVGEQYLDLVSAGNPGKYLSSGQTVTKGTVPTDIGPALDAANRGLAVLPKEKIASLLDETAQAVGGLGPALQRLVDATQAIAGDFKTNIGDVDDIIENTGPIIDSQVDSADSIERWTHNLDILATQSAANDQHLRSILAQAAPTADQVNAVFGDVRDALPQTLANLEVLLEMLKRYHKGVEQLLVAYPQGASEGQTVTTPFPGYAALGTSLTINQPPPCLTGFLPAPQWRSPADTSLAPMPSGTYCKIPQDTPSNAVRGARNVPCVDVPGKRAATPRECRDPKPYVPLGTNPWYGDPNQILTCPAPAARCDQPVKPGLVIPAPSVDNGMNPAPADRVAGTPPPVSDVLQRPGSGTVQCNGQQPNPCVYTPGGPPPAVYNPQSGELVGPDGVRYAVENSTRTGDDGWKDMLAPAR; from the coding sequence ATGCTGACCCCATTCATCAAGCGCCAGCTCATCTTGTTCGGCATCCTGACCGCGATCACCGCGGTGGTGTTGGGCGGGTACTACCTGCGACTGCCCACCGCGGCGGGGATCGGCCAGTACACGTTGCACGCCAACCTGCCCGCCTCGGGTGGCCTGTACCAGACGGCCAACGTGACCTATCGCGGTGAGACTATCGGGACGGTCACCGGCGTCGAGCCGACCGAGATGGGGGCGCGGGTGACCATGAGCATCTCCGACCGCTACAAGATCCCGATCGACGCTTCGGCGAACGTGCATTCGGTGTCGGCGGTCGGCGAGCAGTATCTGGACCTGGTGTCGGCGGGCAACCCGGGCAAGTACTTGTCCTCAGGCCAGACCGTCACCAAGGGTACCGTGCCCACCGATATCGGGCCGGCGCTGGATGCCGCGAACCGCGGGCTGGCCGTGCTGCCCAAGGAGAAGATCGCCTCGCTGCTCGACGAAACGGCCCAAGCCGTAGGCGGATTGGGTCCCGCGCTGCAACGGCTGGTCGATGCGACGCAGGCGATCGCCGGCGACTTCAAGACCAACATCGGCGACGTCGACGACATCATCGAAAACACCGGACCGATCATCGACAGCCAGGTTGACTCGGCTGACTCGATCGAGCGCTGGACGCACAATCTGGACATCCTGGCCACGCAGAGCGCGGCGAACGACCAGCACCTGCGCAGCATCCTGGCGCAGGCGGCGCCGACCGCCGATCAGGTCAACGCTGTGTTCGGCGACGTCCGCGACGCGCTGCCGCAGACGCTGGCGAACCTCGAGGTCCTACTGGAGATGCTCAAGCGCTACCACAAGGGCGTCGAGCAACTGCTGGTCGCCTATCCCCAGGGCGCCTCGGAAGGCCAGACGGTGACGACGCCTTTCCCCGGCTATGCCGCCCTGGGCACCTCGCTGACGATCAACCAACCCCCGCCGTGCCTGACCGGCTTCCTCCCGGCGCCGCAATGGCGCTCTCCGGCGGACACCAGCCTCGCGCCGATGCCCTCCGGAACGTATTGCAAGATCCCACAGGACACCCCGTCCAATGCGGTGCGCGGCGCTCGCAATGTCCCGTGCGTCGATGTCCCGGGCAAGCGCGCCGCCACGCCGCGTGAGTGCCGCGACCCGAAACCCTATGTCCCGCTGGGCACGAACCCGTGGTACGGCGATCCCAACCAGATCCTGACGTGCCCGGCACCGGCGGCGCGCTGCGATCAGCCGGTCAAGCCGGGTCTCGTGATCCCCGCGCCGTCGGTCGACAACGGCATGAACCCGGCGCCCGCCGATCGGGTGGCGGGGACGCCCCCGCCCGTCAGCGACGTGCTGCAGCGGCCCGGATCGGGGACCGTCCAGTGCAACGGCCAACAACCGAATCCCTGCGTCTACACCCCCGGCGGCCCTCCCCCGGCCGTCTACAACCCACAAAGCGGCGAACTGGTGGGACCCGACGGTGTCCGATACGCGGTCGAAAACTCGACCAGGACGGGAGACGACGGCTGGAAGGACATGCTGGCGCCCGCTCGCTGA
- a CDS encoding type II toxin-antitoxin system Phd/YefM family antitoxin, with the protein MPEAIGLGQLRSHACAYLERVAAGETLDVVRRGKLVARIGPVGAWRVAPVPARTVKAATDPGGWVGLDELRTRAGRCFDRVAGGETIYIVRDGRLLASIVSAGDSEAAAIPANAGGRIELDELRKRAGRYFDTVAAGQTIEVTRGGELVARIVSAAGSDAETTATALKRVAGQPRSRHGRRRATARCATAVAVTVPPPIE; encoded by the coding sequence ATGCCGGAAGCGATTGGGCTGGGCCAGCTTCGAAGCCACGCCTGCGCGTATCTCGAGCGGGTTGCCGCCGGGGAGACGCTCGACGTCGTCCGTCGGGGCAAGTTGGTGGCGCGAATAGGCCCGGTCGGGGCGTGGAGGGTGGCTCCGGTGCCCGCACGCACGGTGAAGGCCGCAACGGACCCCGGCGGTTGGGTCGGCCTGGACGAACTGCGGACGCGCGCCGGGCGGTGCTTCGACCGGGTCGCCGGCGGCGAGACGATTTACATCGTCCGCGACGGCAGACTGCTGGCGAGCATCGTGTCTGCCGGTGACTCGGAGGCGGCCGCGATCCCGGCGAACGCCGGTGGACGGATCGAGCTCGACGAACTGCGAAAGCGCGCCGGGCGTTATTTCGATACCGTCGCGGCCGGACAGACGATCGAGGTGACTCGCGGCGGCGAGCTCGTCGCCCGGATCGTCTCGGCCGCCGGAAGCGACGCCGAGACGACGGCCACCGCCTTGAAAAGGGTTGCGGGACAACCGCGATCACGCCATGGGCGTCGGCGTGCCACCGCCCGTTGCGCAACGGCCGTCGCCGTAACGGTTCCGCCGCCGATCGAGTAG
- a CDS encoding universal stress protein, producing the protein MKAYRTVVVGTDGSESSLRAVERAGAIAAESNAKLIIATGYFPHKDDSRAADVLGNEGYKVKGNAPIYAILREAHERAKAAGATDIEERPIQDAPVHALVELAEQVDADLLVVGHVGLDARSALIGRVFSVPGGIATKAKIDVLIVHTTG; encoded by the coding sequence ATGAAGGCCTATCGAACCGTGGTCGTCGGCACTGACGGCTCCGAATCGTCGCTGCGTGCGGTTGAGCGTGCGGGCGCGATCGCCGCCGAGTCGAACGCAAAGCTGATCATCGCAACGGGATACTTTCCCCATAAGGATGATTCGCGCGCGGCCGACGTCCTCGGGAACGAGGGCTACAAGGTGAAGGGCAACGCACCGATCTACGCGATCTTGCGGGAAGCACACGAACGGGCGAAGGCGGCCGGGGCGACCGACATCGAGGAAAGACCGATTCAGGATGCTCCGGTACACGCGCTGGTGGAACTCGCCGAGCAGGTCGACGCGGATCTCCTCGTCGTCGGCCACGTGGGACTCGATGCGCGATCCGCGCTCATCGGTCGGGTCTTCTCGGTACCCGGCGGCATCGCTACCAAGGCCAAGATCGACGTCCTGATCGTCCACACCACCGGGTGA
- a CDS encoding TetR/AcrR family transcriptional regulator, with the protein MHTRGVSATVEPASRLERRKQRTRAALVKAAQRLIAEGKINVPVLEITRVADVGMGSFYNHFDSKEELFAAAVADVLDAHGAMLDRLTASIEDPAETFAASFRMTGRLFRRRPQESEILLANGLSLLSSDRGLAPRALRDIEAGVAAGRFHIDDPELALAMAGGALLGLGKLLRDDPGRDDALASDAVTESVLRLFGLGAADAHAICQRPLPDDAFGEA; encoded by the coding sequence ATGCATACTCGGGGAGTGAGCGCGACGGTGGAGCCGGCCAGCCGCCTGGAGCGGCGCAAGCAGCGCACCCGGGCGGCACTGGTCAAAGCCGCGCAGCGGCTGATTGCGGAGGGAAAGATCAACGTGCCGGTCCTGGAGATCACGCGGGTCGCCGACGTCGGCATGGGGTCCTTCTACAACCACTTCGACAGCAAGGAGGAGCTGTTCGCGGCTGCGGTGGCCGACGTGCTGGACGCGCACGGGGCCATGCTCGACCGGCTTACGGCGTCGATCGAGGATCCCGCGGAAACATTTGCCGCGAGTTTCCGGATGACGGGCCGGCTGTTTCGTCGGCGCCCGCAGGAGAGCGAAATTCTATTGGCCAATGGGTTGTCGCTGCTGTCGTCGGACCGCGGCCTCGCTCCCCGGGCGCTGCGCGACATCGAGGCCGGCGTCGCGGCCGGGCGCTTCCACATCGACGACCCGGAACTGGCTCTAGCGATGGCCGGCGGCGCGCTACTGGGGTTGGGAAAGCTACTTCGCGATGACCCGGGCCGCGACGATGCCCTCGCGTCCGACGCCGTCACCGAAAGCGTGCTGCGGCTGTTCGGGCTCGGCGCCGCCGACGCGCACGCAATCTGCCAACGGCCGTTGCCCGACGACGCATTCGGGGAGGCGTGA